One Mustela nigripes isolate SB6536 chromosome 5, MUSNIG.SB6536, whole genome shotgun sequence DNA segment encodes these proteins:
- the MDC1 gene encoding mediator of DNA damage checkpoint protein 1 isoform X2, whose protein sequence is MEDTQAVNWDVEEEEETERCSESLPCSLEPVGRLHIFSSAHGPEKDFPLYLGKNMVGRMPDCSVTLPFSSISKQHAVIEILAWDKAPVLQDCGSLNGTQVLRPPKVLSPGVSHRLRDQELILFADLPCQYHRLNVPLPFVSRGPLTVEETPRVQGGTQPQRLLLAEDSEEEVDSPSERCVMKGPRTSPLAAVVPESDEEGPSPAPDGPGPPFAFSLDSDTDEEESQHPAAGEAFLAARRGSTAETEQLTAVATEIQLEKDQCSVKERNNGTEVERDARNGVVPLGATLERNQTAEEDSDTDMDESRPAEVLWKRAQPSGFTDSDTDVEEEGIPATPAVVPTKKRQILHEISKKIPQAPALVHLQESPANNDTDVEESEFQLAVPPERNQASVVIDSNTDDEEEVLAALTLAHLKESQADTWNRGTDVEESRAQPVALLEQNQTSAGRDSDTDSEEEGLPIEKKGTVPKCHIDKAYSEKRQSPLQDCDLGVDEDKSSLGAHLQRSQASATVDINTQVEEKTLSGPAVTLVEKHQVPMVWTNQTNVEVEGGQAKLPVMHLEETQPPPPGDCETGAEEGTSLAASVVADTGKCQLPAEGDAGMEWAAAVPEQERALEARAQGESLVSQVEQDLLPVSRENLTDLVVDTGTSGEPIQPQREGAQTPTERERELHVDRTKDSGDNHGDSEDLDLQATQCFVERENQSPEVQSMEDEATQAFLVTLPQDPGPSCCSFQAPGALDEPWEVLATQPFCPRESEASEPHPIAAHLDAHGSCPSTPRTPPQAQHPEIPVHEEALGTQGRGMQTVENDMGTPREAAEGVTPERGLLNRETKNLPAEEREDVIGEEELTRGKQMLARDNQGQESDQKVKSASIERNTETLNIEIEIPREVQEEEIGKQTLAREVFEREAEKLVLEREDEPSGLGIEVPEEKLESGPQRGETEKGSQDQEGQASHLTPEPRAGTGDHQGLTSTPGASGNQSDGAPISPRRQQRGHWTCKMPPAEKASAGDQESADACLPPAVPEASALHHNSLLSQSQKNPVPQPFHSPSPSSLEPIPRTRQNGNQEVPETTLSSDMEPLHSKSKVRLQGSSRKTPSAVSSLALEPHSTIPTDQPLSPELTSRVTRGRTRRSSVMTPELVVPTAPELQTSTSKDQPVIPESTLPVTRGRTNRFSVKTPELVVPIVPTVKPSTSKEQPAATELISQSRTHKSVKTPEPVVSTATQGRAHRSSDKTPKTVIPIAPELQPSTSKDQPVTPERTSRVTWGRTRRSSIKTPQPTVPTVPELQPSTSKDQSIITEPISGATHSRTYRSSGKTSEPHVPTAPKVQPSIATDQPVTPEPTSRVTWGRTRRSSVKTPKPTVPTVPELQPSTSKDQPVITEPTSGAPHSRTHRSSGKTPEPVIPIAPEVQPSIPTDQPVIPKPTSQGRTPRSSIKTPEPIVPTAPEPQLTTPGGQPVTPKRTSRGRTPRSSSKTPKSIVYTVPELQASTPTNQPVTPKLISLATRGRTQRSSIKTSEPVAPTAPELQPSLSTDQPVTPEPTSRATRGRTHRSFVKIPQPTELRAPDLESLTPTDQLVTPKAQGFQGKTLRSSGISAGPVLTTPEFQSPVPTDQPLPPEPISQANCSRKLRATRKYGSLTAPIVCEPYSALPESKSQSSRNQRQGAVRVVESLRTTPKPALAQLPEAPTHATQIQKVEGAGRSEFTPEPLPKASQSCKRPLATVDSPPLQKRLQRGEVTQKTVFLKEEEEDPMERPRKEEDVVAPGPGKRKRDQAEEEPKGLPSRSLRRTKPNQESTAPKVLFTGVVDARGERAVLALGGSLASSVAEASHLVTDRVRRTVKFLCALGRGIPILSLDWLHQSRKAGCFLPPDEYVVTDPEQEKNFGFSLRDALSRARERRLLEGYEIHVTPGVQPPPPQMGEIISCCGGTVLPSMPRSYKPQRVVITCSQDFPRCSIPFRVGLPILSPEFLLTGVLKQEAKPEAFILSTLEMSSS, encoded by the exons ATGGAGGACACCCAGGCTGTTAACTGGGATgttgaagaagaggaggagacagagagatgcAGTGAATCCTTACCGTGTAGCTTGGAGCCCGTAGGGCGATTGCATATCTTCAGTAGTGCCCATGGACCAGAAAAAG ATTTCCCCCTGTATCTCGGGAAGAATATGGTGGGCCGAATGCCTGATTGCTCTGTGACCCTACCCTTTTCATCCATCTCCAAACAACATGCAGTGATTGAAATTTTGGCCTGGGACAAAGCGCCTGTCCTCCAAGATTGTGGCAGCCTCAATGGTACTCAAGTCCTAAGGCCTCCTAAGGTCCTAAGCCCAGGGGTGAGTCACCGGCTGAGGGACCAGGAGTTGATTCTCTTTGCTGACTTGCCCTGCCAGTACCATCGCCTGAATGTCCCCCTGCCCTTTGTTTCCCGGGGCCCTCTAACTGTAGAAGAGACACCCAGGGTACAGGGAGGAACTCAACCCCAGAGGCTCTTGTTGGCTGAGGACTCAGAGGAGGAAGTAG ATTCTCCTTCTGAAAGGTGTGTGATGAAAGGACCAAGGACCTCCCCTTTGGCAGCAGTAGTTCCAGAGAG TGATGAAGAAGGACCTTCTCCTGCCCCAGATGGCCCTGGGCCACCATTTGCCTTCAGCCTGGACAGTGACACAGATGAGGAAGAAAGTCAGCATCCAGCAGCAGGAGAGGCCTTCTTAGCTGCCAGAAGAGGCTCCACTGCAGAGACAGAACAGCTTACAGCTGTGGCAACTGAAATCCAGCTTGAAAAGGATCAGTGTTCAGTGAAGGAGAGGAACAATGGCACAGAGGTTGAGAGGGATGCAAGGAATGGGGTGGTCCCACTTGGGGCCACTCTGGAAAGAAACCAAACTGCTGAGGAGGACAGTGACACAGATATGGATGAGAGCAGGCCTGCTGAGGTCCTCTGGAAAAGGGCCCAGCCTTCTGGCTTCACAGACAGTGATACTGATGTGGAAGAAGAAGGGATCCCCGCAACCCCAGCTGTAGTTCCTACGAAGAAGAGGCAAATTCTCCACGAAATTAGTAAAAAGATTCCTCAGGCACCTGCTTTGGTACATCTGCAGGAGAGCCCAGCCAATAATGATACAGATGTGGAAGAAAGTGAGTTCCAACTGGCAGTCCCTCCGGAGAGAAACCAAGCCTCCGTGGTGATTGACAGCAATACAGATGATGAGGAAGAAGTCTTAGCAGCACTCACTTTGGCACATCTGAAAGAGAGCCAAGCTGATACATGGAACAGAGGTACTGATGTGGAAGAGAGCAGGGCCCAACCTGTGGCTCTTCTGGAGCAAAACCAAACCTCTGCTGGGAGAGACAGTGACACAGACTCGGAGGAGGAGGGGCTCCCAATCGAAAAGAAAGGAACTGTTCCCAAGTGTCATATAGACAAGGCATATTCAGAAAAAAGGCAGTCTCCTCTCCAAGACTGTGATCTAGGGGTGGACGAAGATAAGAGCTCACTTGGGGCCCATCTGCAGAGAAGCCAAGCCTCTGCCACAGTGGACATCAACACACAAGTGGAGGAGAAAACCCTATCAGGACCAGCCGTTACACTTGTGGAGAAGCATCAAGTGCCTATGGTATGGACAAATCAAACAAATGTGGAAGTAGAAGGGGGCCAAGCAAAGCTGCCTGTGATGCATCTAGAGGAAACCCAGCCTCCTCCCCCTGGGGACTGTGAGACAGGTGCAGAAGAGGGCACATCCTTAGCAGCCTCAGTGGTGGCAGATACAGGAAAGTGCCAGCTTCCAGCAGAAGGGGATGCTGGGATGGAATGGGCTGCAGCTGTTCCTGAGCAAGAGAGAGCTCTTGAGGCAAGGGCCCAGGGTGAATCCCTTGTGTCACAGGTGGAGCAGGATCTTCTCCCTGTCTCGAGGGAGAACCTTACAGATCTTGTGGTGGACACAGGCACTTCAGGGGAACCCATCCAGCcgcagagagagggagcccaaacccctacagaaagggagagagaattacATGTGGACAGGACCAAGGACTCTGGGGACAACCATGGTG ATTCTGAAGACTTGGACCTACAGGCTACCCAGTGCtttgtggagagagagaatcagagccCAGAAG TCCAGAGCATGGAGGATGAAGCTACCCAGGCCTTCCTGGTTACTCTACCCCAAGACCCTGGCCCTTCCTGTTGCAGTTTCCAGGCCCCAG GTGCCCTGGATGAGCCATGGGAAGTCTTGGCAACACAGCCATTCTGTCCGAGAGAGTCTGAGGCCTCTGAGCCCCATCCCATTGCTGCCCATCTTGATGCCCATGGATCTTGCCCCTCTACACCCAGGACACCACCACAAGCCCAACATCCAGAGATCCCAGTTCATGAAGAGGCACTGGGGACTCAAGGCAGAGGGATGCAGACTGTGGAGAACGACATGGGTACAccaagggaagcagcagagggggTGACCCCTGAGAGAGGACTGTTGAACAGGGAAACCAAGAACCTgccagcagaagagagagaagatgttATAGGAGAAGAAGAATTAACCAGAGGGAAACAGATGTTAGCTAGAGATAATCAGGGACAAGAGTCTGACCAAAAGGTAAAAAGTGCAAGTATTGAAAGGAATACGGAGACTTTAAACATAGAAATTGAGATCCCCAGGGAAGTACAAGAGGAAGAGATAGGAAAGCAGACTCTTGCAAGAgaagtatttgagagagaagcagagaaactaGTACTAGAGAGAGAAGATGAGCCAAGTGGATTAGGCATTGAGGTACCAGAAGAAAAACTGGAGAGCGGACCACAGAGAggggaaacagagaaagggagccAGGACCAGGAAGGGCAGGCCTCCCATCTAACACCAGAGCCTAGAGCAGGGACGGGAGACCATCAGGGACTCACTTCAACCCCAGGAGCTTCTGGGAACCAGTCAGATGGAGCCCCGATAAGCCccaggaggcagcagagag GCCACTGGACTTGCAAGATGCCACCTGCTGAGAAGGCCTCTGCG GGTGATCAGGAATCTGCAGATGCTTGTCTGCCTCCTGCAGTGCCTGAAGCCTCAGCCCTCCACCACAACTCCCTCCTCTCTCAGAGTCAAAAAAATCCTGTGCCCCAGCCCTTccattctccctctccatcttctttAGAGCCCATTCCCAGAACCAGACAAAATGGGAATCAGGAAGTTCCAGAGACTACCTTGTCCTCAGACATGGAGCCTCTCCACTCAAAATCCAAAGTCAGGCTCCAAGGGTCCTCCAGGAAGACACCCTCTGCAGTTTCTTCTTTAGCCCTTGAACCACACTCTACCATCCCCACAGACCAGCCCCTCAGTCCTGAGCTCACATCTCGGGTCACTCGGGGCAGGACACGTAGGTCCTCTGTCATGACCCCTGAACTAGTTGTCCCCACAGCCCCTGAGCTCCAGACTTCCACCTCCAAAGACCAGCCTGTCATCCCTGAGTCAACATTGCCGGTCACTCGGGGTAGAACAAATAGGTTTTCTGTCAAGACCCCTGAACTTGTTGTTCCTATAGTCCCTACAGTCAAGCCTTCCACCTCCAAGGAGCAGCCTGCCGCTACTGAGCTCATATCTCAGAGCAGGACCCATAAATCTGTCAAGACCCCTGAACCAGTTGTCTCCACAGCCACTCAGGGAAGGGCACATAGGTCTTCTGACAAGACTCCCAAAACAGTTATCCCCATAGCACCTGAGCTCCAGCCTTCTACTTCCAAAGACCAGCCTGTCACCCCGGAGCGCACATCTAGGGTCACTTGGGGCCGTACACGTAGGTCCTCTATCAAGACTCCTCAACCAACTGTCCCCACAGTCCCTGAACTCCAGCCTTCCACCTCCAAAGACCAGTCTATCATCACTGAGCCCATATCTGGGGCCACTCACAGCAGGACATATAGGTCTTCTGGTAAGACCTCTGAGCCACATGTCCCAACAGCTCCTAAAGTCCAGCCTTCCATCGCCACAGACCAGCCTGTCACCCCTGAGCCCACATCTAGGGTCACTTGGGGCAGGACACGTAGATCCTCTGTCAAGACTCCTAAACCAACTGTCCCCACAGTCCCTGAACTCCAGCCTTCCACCTCCAAAGACCAGCCTGTCATCACTGAGCCCACATCTGGGGCCCCTCACAGCAGGACACATAGGTCTTCTGGCAAGACCCCTGAGCCAGTTATCCCAATAGCTCCTGAAGTCCAGCCTTCCATCCCCACAGACCAGCCTGTCATCCCCAAACCCACATCTCAGGGCAGGACACCCAGGTCTTCTATCAAGACCCCTGAGCCAATTGTCCCGACAGCCCCTGAGCCCCAGCTTACCACCCCTGGAGGCCAGCCTGTCACCCCCAAACGTACATCTCGGGGCAGGACACCTAGATCTTCTAGCAAGACCCCTAAATCAATTGTCTACACAGTCCCTGAGCTCCAGGCTTCCACCCCCACAAACCAGCCTGTCACCCCCAAACTCATATCTCTGGCCACTCGGGGCAGGACACAAAGATCCTCTATCAAGACCTCTGAGCCAGTTGCCCCCACAGCCCCTGAACTCCAGCCTTCCCTCTCCACAGATCAGCCTGTCACTCCTGAGCCCACATCTCGGGCCACTCGGGGCAGGACACATAGGTCCTTTGTCAAGAtcccccaaccaactgagctcagagcccctgACCTTGAATCTCTCACCCCCACAGATCAGCTGGTCACCCCTAAGGCTCAGGGTTTTCAGGGTAAGACACTCAGGTCTTCTGGAATAAGTGCTGGGCCAGTTCTTACCACCCCTGAATTCCAGTCTCCTGTCCCCACAGACCAGCCTCTTCCCCCTGAGCCCATCTCTCAAGCCAATTGCAGCAGGAAGCTGAGGGCCACTAGGAAATATGGGTCCCTCACAGCTCCCATTGTCTGTGAGCCGTATTCTGCACTCCCTGAATCTAAATCTCAGTCCTCAAGGAACCAGAGACAAGGGGCAGTGAGAGTAGTTGAATCCCTCAGGACCACACCCAAGCCTGCCTTAGCCCAGCTTCCTGAGGCCCCCACTCATGCTACCCAAATCCAAAAGGTAGAGGGAGCAGGCAGATCAGAGTTCACCCCAGAGCCCCTGCCTAAGGCCTCTCAGAGCTGCAAGAGGCCTTTGGCTACTGTAGATTCACCCCCACTTCAAAAACGGCTCCAAAGAGGGGAAGTCACCCAGAAGACAGTGTTCctcaaggaagaggaagaagatccAATGGAGAGGCCAAGGAAGGAAGAG GATGTAGTGGCTCCAGGACcaggcaagagaaagagagaccaagcAGAGGAGGAGCCCAAGGGACTACCAAGCCGCAGCCTTCGACGCACCAAACCTAACCAAGAGTCCACAGCCCCCAAA GTACTTTTCACAGGAGTGGTGGATGCCCGTGGAGAGCGGGCAGTGCTGGCCCTGGGGGGGAGTCTGGCCAGCTCAGTGGCAGAGGCTTCCCACCTAGTGACTGATCGAGTCCGACGCACAGTCAAGTTCCTCTGTGCCCTGGGGCGGGGGATCCCCATCCTCTCCTTGGACTGGCTGCACCAG TCCCGCAAAGCTGGTTGCTTCTTGCCCCCGGATGAATATGTGGTGACTGATCCTGAGCAGGAGAAGAACTTCGGCTTCAGCCTTCGAGATGCCCTGAGCCGGGCTCGGGAACGAAGGTTGCTGGAG gGCTATGAGATCCACGTGACCCCAGGAGTCCAGCCCCCACCACCTCAGATGGGAGAGATCATCAGCTGCTGTGGAGGCACTGTACTACCCAGCATGCCCCGGTCCTATAAG CCTCAGAGAGTTGTGATTACATGCTCCCAGGACTTCCCTCGATGCTCTATTCCGTTTCGGGTTGGGCTGCCCATCCTCTCACCTGAGTTCCTGCTGACAGGAGTGCTGAAGCAGGAAGCCAAGCCAGAGGCCTTCATCCTCTCCACTTTGGAAATGTCATCCTCCTGA
- the MDC1 gene encoding mediator of DNA damage checkpoint protein 1 isoform X3 — MEDTQAVNWDVEEEEETERCSESLPCSLEPVGRLHIFSSAHGPEKDFPLYLGKNMVGRMPDCSVTLPFSSISKQHAVIEILAWDKAPVLQDCGSLNGTQVLRPPKVLSPGVSHRLRDQELILFADLPCQYHRLNVPLPFVSRGPLTVEETPRVQGGTQPQRLLLAEDSEEEVDSPSERCVMKGPRTSPLAAVVPESDEEGPSPAPDGPGPPFAFSLDSDTDEEESQHPAAGEAFLAARRGSTAETEQLTAVATEIQLEKDQCSVKERNNGTEVERDARNGVVPLGATLERNQTAEEDSDTDMDESRPAEVLWKRAQPSGFTDSDTDVEEEGIPATPAVVPTKKRQILHEISKKIPQAPALVHLQESPANNDTDVEESEFQLAVPPERNQASVVIDSNTDDEEEVLAALTLAHLKESQADTWNRGTDVEESRAQPVALLEQNQTSAGRDSDTDSEEEGLPIEKKGTVPKCHIDKAYSEKRQSPLQDCDLGVDEDKSSLGAHLQRSQASATVDINTQVEEKTLSGPAVTLVEKHQVPMVWTNQTNVEVEGGQAKLPVMHLEETQPPPPGDCETGAEEGTSLAASVVADTGKCQLPAEGDAGMEWAAAVPEQERALEARAQGESLVSQVEQDLLPVSRENLTDLVVDTGTSGEPIQPQREGAQTPTERERELHVDRTKDSGDNHGDSEDLDLQATQCFVERENQSPEAVQSMEDEATQAFLVTLPQDPGPSCCSFQAPGALDEPWEVLATQPFCPRESEASEPHPIAAHLDAHGSCPSTPRTPPQAQHPEIPVHEEALGTQGRGMQTVENDMGTPREAAEGVTPERGLLNRETKNLPAEEREDVIGEEELTRGKQMLARDNQGQESDQKVKSASIERNTETLNIEIEIPREVQEEEIGKQTLAREVFEREAEKLVLEREDEPSGLGIEVPEEKLESGPQRGETEKGSQDQEGQASHLTPEPRAGTGDHQGLTSTPGASGNQSDGAPISPRRQQRGHWTCKMPPAEKASADVVAPGPGKRKRDQAEEEPKGLPSRSLRRTKPNQESTAPKVLFTGVVDARGERAVLALGGSLASSVAEASHLVTDRVRRTVKFLCALGRGIPILSLDWLHQSRKAGCFLPPDEYVVTDPEQEKNFGFSLRDALSRARERRLLEGYEIHVTPGVQPPPPQMGEIISCCGGTVLPSMPRSYKPQRVVITCSQDFPRCSIPFRVGLPILSPEFLLTGVLKQEAKPEAFILSTLEMSSS, encoded by the exons ATGGAGGACACCCAGGCTGTTAACTGGGATgttgaagaagaggaggagacagagagatgcAGTGAATCCTTACCGTGTAGCTTGGAGCCCGTAGGGCGATTGCATATCTTCAGTAGTGCCCATGGACCAGAAAAAG ATTTCCCCCTGTATCTCGGGAAGAATATGGTGGGCCGAATGCCTGATTGCTCTGTGACCCTACCCTTTTCATCCATCTCCAAACAACATGCAGTGATTGAAATTTTGGCCTGGGACAAAGCGCCTGTCCTCCAAGATTGTGGCAGCCTCAATGGTACTCAAGTCCTAAGGCCTCCTAAGGTCCTAAGCCCAGGGGTGAGTCACCGGCTGAGGGACCAGGAGTTGATTCTCTTTGCTGACTTGCCCTGCCAGTACCATCGCCTGAATGTCCCCCTGCCCTTTGTTTCCCGGGGCCCTCTAACTGTAGAAGAGACACCCAGGGTACAGGGAGGAACTCAACCCCAGAGGCTCTTGTTGGCTGAGGACTCAGAGGAGGAAGTAG ATTCTCCTTCTGAAAGGTGTGTGATGAAAGGACCAAGGACCTCCCCTTTGGCAGCAGTAGTTCCAGAGAG TGATGAAGAAGGACCTTCTCCTGCCCCAGATGGCCCTGGGCCACCATTTGCCTTCAGCCTGGACAGTGACACAGATGAGGAAGAAAGTCAGCATCCAGCAGCAGGAGAGGCCTTCTTAGCTGCCAGAAGAGGCTCCACTGCAGAGACAGAACAGCTTACAGCTGTGGCAACTGAAATCCAGCTTGAAAAGGATCAGTGTTCAGTGAAGGAGAGGAACAATGGCACAGAGGTTGAGAGGGATGCAAGGAATGGGGTGGTCCCACTTGGGGCCACTCTGGAAAGAAACCAAACTGCTGAGGAGGACAGTGACACAGATATGGATGAGAGCAGGCCTGCTGAGGTCCTCTGGAAAAGGGCCCAGCCTTCTGGCTTCACAGACAGTGATACTGATGTGGAAGAAGAAGGGATCCCCGCAACCCCAGCTGTAGTTCCTACGAAGAAGAGGCAAATTCTCCACGAAATTAGTAAAAAGATTCCTCAGGCACCTGCTTTGGTACATCTGCAGGAGAGCCCAGCCAATAATGATACAGATGTGGAAGAAAGTGAGTTCCAACTGGCAGTCCCTCCGGAGAGAAACCAAGCCTCCGTGGTGATTGACAGCAATACAGATGATGAGGAAGAAGTCTTAGCAGCACTCACTTTGGCACATCTGAAAGAGAGCCAAGCTGATACATGGAACAGAGGTACTGATGTGGAAGAGAGCAGGGCCCAACCTGTGGCTCTTCTGGAGCAAAACCAAACCTCTGCTGGGAGAGACAGTGACACAGACTCGGAGGAGGAGGGGCTCCCAATCGAAAAGAAAGGAACTGTTCCCAAGTGTCATATAGACAAGGCATATTCAGAAAAAAGGCAGTCTCCTCTCCAAGACTGTGATCTAGGGGTGGACGAAGATAAGAGCTCACTTGGGGCCCATCTGCAGAGAAGCCAAGCCTCTGCCACAGTGGACATCAACACACAAGTGGAGGAGAAAACCCTATCAGGACCAGCCGTTACACTTGTGGAGAAGCATCAAGTGCCTATGGTATGGACAAATCAAACAAATGTGGAAGTAGAAGGGGGCCAAGCAAAGCTGCCTGTGATGCATCTAGAGGAAACCCAGCCTCCTCCCCCTGGGGACTGTGAGACAGGTGCAGAAGAGGGCACATCCTTAGCAGCCTCAGTGGTGGCAGATACAGGAAAGTGCCAGCTTCCAGCAGAAGGGGATGCTGGGATGGAATGGGCTGCAGCTGTTCCTGAGCAAGAGAGAGCTCTTGAGGCAAGGGCCCAGGGTGAATCCCTTGTGTCACAGGTGGAGCAGGATCTTCTCCCTGTCTCGAGGGAGAACCTTACAGATCTTGTGGTGGACACAGGCACTTCAGGGGAACCCATCCAGCcgcagagagagggagcccaaacccctacagaaagggagagagaattacATGTGGACAGGACCAAGGACTCTGGGGACAACCATGGTG ATTCTGAAGACTTGGACCTACAGGCTACCCAGTGCtttgtggagagagagaatcagagccCAGAAG CAGTCCAGAGCATGGAGGATGAAGCTACCCAGGCCTTCCTGGTTACTCTACCCCAAGACCCTGGCCCTTCCTGTTGCAGTTTCCAGGCCCCAG GTGCCCTGGATGAGCCATGGGAAGTCTTGGCAACACAGCCATTCTGTCCGAGAGAGTCTGAGGCCTCTGAGCCCCATCCCATTGCTGCCCATCTTGATGCCCATGGATCTTGCCCCTCTACACCCAGGACACCACCACAAGCCCAACATCCAGAGATCCCAGTTCATGAAGAGGCACTGGGGACTCAAGGCAGAGGGATGCAGACTGTGGAGAACGACATGGGTACAccaagggaagcagcagagggggTGACCCCTGAGAGAGGACTGTTGAACAGGGAAACCAAGAACCTgccagcagaagagagagaagatgttATAGGAGAAGAAGAATTAACCAGAGGGAAACAGATGTTAGCTAGAGATAATCAGGGACAAGAGTCTGACCAAAAGGTAAAAAGTGCAAGTATTGAAAGGAATACGGAGACTTTAAACATAGAAATTGAGATCCCCAGGGAAGTACAAGAGGAAGAGATAGGAAAGCAGACTCTTGCAAGAgaagtatttgagagagaagcagagaaactaGTACTAGAGAGAGAAGATGAGCCAAGTGGATTAGGCATTGAGGTACCAGAAGAAAAACTGGAGAGCGGACCACAGAGAggggaaacagagaaagggagccAGGACCAGGAAGGGCAGGCCTCCCATCTAACACCAGAGCCTAGAGCAGGGACGGGAGACCATCAGGGACTCACTTCAACCCCAGGAGCTTCTGGGAACCAGTCAGATGGAGCCCCGATAAGCCccaggaggcagcagagag GCCACTGGACTTGCAAGATGCCACCTGCTGAGAAGGCCTCTGCG GATGTAGTGGCTCCAGGACcaggcaagagaaagagagaccaagcAGAGGAGGAGCCCAAGGGACTACCAAGCCGCAGCCTTCGACGCACCAAACCTAACCAAGAGTCCACAGCCCCCAAA GTACTTTTCACAGGAGTGGTGGATGCCCGTGGAGAGCGGGCAGTGCTGGCCCTGGGGGGGAGTCTGGCCAGCTCAGTGGCAGAGGCTTCCCACCTAGTGACTGATCGAGTCCGACGCACAGTCAAGTTCCTCTGTGCCCTGGGGCGGGGGATCCCCATCCTCTCCTTGGACTGGCTGCACCAG TCCCGCAAAGCTGGTTGCTTCTTGCCCCCGGATGAATATGTGGTGACTGATCCTGAGCAGGAGAAGAACTTCGGCTTCAGCCTTCGAGATGCCCTGAGCCGGGCTCGGGAACGAAGGTTGCTGGAG gGCTATGAGATCCACGTGACCCCAGGAGTCCAGCCCCCACCACCTCAGATGGGAGAGATCATCAGCTGCTGTGGAGGCACTGTACTACCCAGCATGCCCCGGTCCTATAAG CCTCAGAGAGTTGTGATTACATGCTCCCAGGACTTCCCTCGATGCTCTATTCCGTTTCGGGTTGGGCTGCCCATCCTCTCACCTGAGTTCCTGCTGACAGGAGTGCTGAAGCAGGAAGCCAAGCCAGAGGCCTTCATCCTCTCCACTTTGGAAATGTCATCCTCCTGA